The following coding sequences lie in one Carassius carassius chromosome 1, fCarCar2.1, whole genome shotgun sequence genomic window:
- the LOC132150635 gene encoding cAMP-specific 3',5'-cyclic phosphodiesterase 4D-like isoform X2: protein MPSVTLSMGVLEAIDRPPSSCPSPVPGGYRLAHSSSYSPLQGRRGSELEVGAAADGVLDGDGQATERRTPFMDLFCDTCSKPWLIGWWDQFKRMLNRELSHLSEMSRSGNQVSEYISTTFLDKQNEVDIPSPTLREREKPMSHISGVKKLTHSSSLTSAALPRFGVKTEQEDSLARELNDLNKWGLNIFHVAEYSNNRPLSCIMFAIFQERDLLKTFRIPVDTFITYVMTLEDHYHANVAYHNSLHAADVTQSTHVLLSTPALDAVFTDLEILAALFAAAIHDVDHPGVSNQFLINTNSELALMYNDESVLENHHLAVGFKLLHEENCDIFQNLTKRQRQSLRKLVIDMVLATDMSKHMSLLADLKTMVETKKVTSSGVLMLDHYNDRIQVLRNMVHCADLSNPTKPLAVYRQWTERIMEEFFRQGDKERERGMEISPMCDKHTASVEKSQVGFIDYIVHPLWETWGDLVHPDAQEILDTLEDNRDWYQSTIPQSPSPPPDGPNNELESCMNKFQFELTLEGEPGQDSTPSQNHIDNCGQEAKKEYEEADEAEEDEIEEKMEDGEEVTEVVVERSGPRRLQVQSVVEEEDERQSDESPVEETEEEEKSSSPTDDT, encoded by the exons ATGCCATCCGTCACCCTCAGCATGGGTGTACTGGAGGCCATTGACAGGCCGCCCTCTTCCTGCCCCTCACCTGTGCCCGGAGGCTACCGGCTGGCCCACTCCTCCAGCTACAGCCCCCTACAGGGGAGAAGAGGGTCAGAGCTGGAGGTCGGGGCAGCTGCAGATGGGGTGCTGGATGGGGATGGTCAGGCCACCGAGCGTAGGACCCCCTTCATGGATCTATTCTGTGACACCTGCTCCAAACCCTGGCTGATTGGCTGGTGGGACCAG TTCAAGAGGATGTTAAACAGGGAACTGTCTCATCTGTCTGAGATGAGCCGCTCGGGAAATCAGGTGTCTGAATACATCTCCACAACCTTCCTAG ACAAACAGAATGAGGTGGACATTCCCTCTCCTACACTCCGGGAGCGAGAAAAACCAATGTCTCACATCAGTGGTGTCAAGAAGCTTACACATAGCTCGAGCCTCACTAGTGCAGCCCTGCCCCGCTTCGGGGTCAAAACCGAACAGGAGGACTCACTGGCCAGG GAGCTGAATGACTTAAACAAGTGGGGCCTTAATATCTTCCATGTGGCTGAGTACTCCAATAACAGACCTCTAAGTTGCATCATGTTTGCTATCTTCCAG GAAAGGGATCTATTAAAGACATTTCGGATCCCAGTGGACACGTTTATCACTTATGTGATGACACTGGAAGACCACTACCATGCCAACGTGGCCTATCACAACAGCCTGCATGCCGCTGATGTCACACAGTCAACACATGTGCTGCTCTCCACACCGGCACTGGAT GCTGTTTTCACTGATCTTGAAATCCTGGCTGCATTGTTTGCTGCTGCCATTCATGATGTAGACCACCCTGGAGTTTCCAACCAGTTCCTCATCAACACCA ACTCAGAACTGGCATTAATGTACAACGATGAATCTGTACTGGAGAACCACCACCTGGCTGTAGGTTTCAAGCTTCTGCATGAGGAGAACTGTGACATCTTTCAGAACCTCACCAAAAGGCAACGACAGAGTCTGCGCAAGCTAGTCATCGACATG GTTCTGGCAACAGACATGTCAAAGCATATGAGCTTGCTGGCAGATTTAAAGACAATGGTTGAGACCAAGAAAGTGACAAGTTCAGGTGTGCTGATGCTGGACCATTATAATGACCGAATACAG gtcCTGAGGAACATGGTGCACTGTGCTGACCTTAGTAACCCAACCAAGCCCCTGGCAGTGTACAGGCAGTGGACTGAGCGTATTATGGAGGAGTTCTTCCGGCAGGGCGATAAAGAGCGAGAGCGTGGGATGGAAATCAGCCCCATGTGTGACAAACACACTGCGTCTGTGGAAAAGAGTCAG GTGGGATTTATTGATTATATTGTGCATCCCCTGTGGGAGACCTGGGGGGACCTTGTCCACCCTGATGCTCAGGAAATTTTGGACACCCTTGAGGACAACCGGGACTGGTATCAAAGCACCATTCCCCAGAGCCCATCGCCACCGCCGGACGGCCCAAATAATGAGCTTGAATCCTGCATGAACAAATTCCAGTTTGAGCTCACCCTGGAGGGAGAACCAGGACAGGACAGCACTCCCAGTCAAAACCATATAGACAACTGTGGTCAAGAGGCAAAGAAAGAATACGAGGAGGCAGATGAAGCTGAGGAGGACGAGATAGAGGAAAAAATGGAGGACGGCGAGGAGGTGACAGAGGTAGTGGTCGAGAGGTCGGGACCGAGGCGACTGCAGGTTCAGTCAGTAgttgaagaggaagatgagagaCAGTCTGATGAGAGCCCCGTGGAggagacggaggaggaggagaagtcaTCCTCTCCTACCGATGACACGTAA